In one window of Candidatus Omnitrophota bacterium DNA:
- a CDS encoding alpha/beta hydrolase, which yields MNTKPDIIGREEIEALQAQVKFLPLKDSRRIAFYEYGDPSGLPVIFCHGTGSHVHVMLLHYSAKRHNFRIIVPDRPGVGQSDFQPGRKLLDGAADIAALADHLGIAKFGVMGISGGGPTVLACAYALADRLLFAVDLAGAVPLYTDPKALSKLGAMDRFYAKIGAKLPLWLFQIPFSLLGFQQKVMKNPQAFVKMMGSSMCPADSELFVIPEMAYIFMRDFQELFRQGAKGAAFDAQLIYLDWGFDLRNIKTHVEIRQGTEDRWIPPMFSEYLSKTLPDSKLNLIPGQGHFYHMAYADDTLDAVSRLI from the coding sequence ATGAACACTAAACCCGACATAATAGGCCGCGAAGAGATCGAGGCGCTCCAGGCGCAGGTAAAATTCCTGCCCCTGAAAGACAGCCGCCGTATCGCGTTTTACGAATACGGCGACCCTTCCGGTTTGCCGGTGATCTTTTGCCATGGAACCGGTTCGCATGTCCACGTCATGCTCCTGCACTACTCGGCCAAACGGCATAATTTTCGTATAATCGTGCCGGACCGCCCGGGGGTAGGGCAGTCGGATTTCCAGCCCGGCCGTAAGTTGCTCGACGGCGCGGCAGATATCGCGGCCCTCGCGGACCACCTCGGCATCGCGAAATTCGGCGTAATGGGGATCTCCGGAGGCGGGCCGACAGTATTGGCGTGCGCTTACGCTTTGGCAGACCGTCTTTTATTCGCCGTTGACCTTGCCGGCGCGGTCCCGCTCTATACCGACCCTAAGGCGCTCAGCAAACTGGGGGCCATGGACCGTTTTTACGCGAAAATCGGCGCAAAACTCCCGCTATGGCTCTTCCAGATACCCTTCTCGCTCCTTGGGTTCCAGCAGAAGGTCATGAAAAATCCCCAGGCGTTCGTCAAGATGATGGGCTCGAGCATGTGCCCGGCCGATTCGGAATTATTTGTCATTCCGGAAATGGCTTATATCTTCATGCGGGATTTCCAGGAATTGTTCCGGCAGGGGGCGAAAGGGGCTGCGTTCGACGCGCAATTGATCTACCTCGATTGGGGTTTCGACCTGCGTAATATAAAGACGCACGTAGAGATACGCCAGGGGACTGAGGACCGCTGGATCCCCCCGATGTTCAGCGAATACCTGTCAAAGACCCTCCCGGACTCAAAACTTAATTTAATACCCGGACAGGGGCATTTTTACCATATGGCTTACGCCGATGATACGCTTGATGCCGTAAGCCGGCTTATATAA
- a CDS encoding tetratricopeptide repeat protein, protein MLRNILKAVLVSVLIFSTSGSAQSFDFNVTSGTASSTIQKLSQKENKTADDYLTLGWAYYAFKNDVKEGAANLEKALEKDPGLYEAHLLLGLLYKSKGEYEKALPHWLKCFDSDRPENAVLVYYVHSFMFSLDNVRKIMAGYERIIGSTKEELIKPHAYCWLGYYYAVLGDAAKAKEAYGKLGYIKDWLVIGSFDNKENTGFNAVYPPETEIDLVKEYDGKSVKVKWRKLAGLSTSQLVDFDSVCYPNESATGYALTYVFSGEDRDVALRVGSDDSVKVWLNDKLIIQNEKYQAWFPDQSEAGAILRKGWNKILVKVCEGWGDWMFGLRITDVNGRPLEALGYSAEPKPYTSEAAALTLPGKTPVIRTIKNILREKANKDPGNYFSAYMLGEWLRTLDLKKESIDEFAPLVQKEPHCAIFRFGLAKAESNYGDDEKALANYKETITDNPEHAEALIDMAHHFYHNEMNEQALDYIKKAESASPGYIENYILTSLIYSDKDWYKDAYDTAKTGLAKYPESTRLLARMANCAADLFKVDEEMRYYEKIMELNAWYWPSRYRDFVDLCVSRGELPKIEEIYKGRAALYTFDSSFYDELADIARKAGDYQKTIEYCDKGSEISPDNYVFYVTKGSTYYLMGKKEEAIREWEKALELNPGYTWLRDKIKFVKGEEKTVIDKYAETEGSAEDLLKAGDISKKYPLADAVFILDKSIHDVHDDGSSEILTHRIIKIMTKEGIDKFTAIDLPGGSNLEIEKAVVRNPGKTDTEITEIDFKKGKLYPAGLKEGSIIEFKCRANHSGGLLRGRYYTFLPFNNLFPVYKAEVVVIVPKGKEVKVYKKDESVGYSTEALEDKIAHVWRGDYRDPIKLEPFMPVFNSYCSIIAVSDIPSWDYLADWENNLIDDQLELDPSIKAQVDQLTKDKKTQEEKVTAIYSYLGNNIHYLSLKHAVFGWKPNRATKIFKDGYGDCKDMATLMIAMLKSLGIDAYLALLDTKPYYDMITDIPIPVANHAIVYIPELDGKKTGLFIDVTAASSYNYGTVPWWDEGVTAIILKRPGYELARIPWSRADDNAFITKADIILSKGDQSKFKVEIKCYGQAAGMLRPEARKDNWSDRLVSSHYLGKYIQGISSLKDRTDNGSDMTKPFTVYAEFSAASPFKKAEAGKYELAPVFALRSMQDYAPLEKRVNDLDIYYAFTEVNEENLTMPENFKIVSTPEDVKIDNEIVSFERSYELKGNVLKLKCVFSIKKPLIKKEEYPAFRDKLIEIDKLDERHVIFSVK, encoded by the coding sequence ATGCTTAGAAATATATTAAAAGCCGTTCTTGTCTCCGTACTTATTTTTTCGACATCCGGTTCCGCACAGTCTTTCGATTTTAACGTCACCTCTGGCACTGCCTCCTCGACTATCCAAAAACTCTCCCAGAAAGAAAACAAGACAGCGGACGATTATCTGACATTGGGCTGGGCGTATTACGCTTTTAAGAACGACGTGAAAGAAGGCGCGGCAAACCTTGAAAAAGCGCTTGAAAAAGACCCCGGCCTCTACGAGGCGCATCTCCTCTTAGGCTTGCTTTATAAGTCTAAAGGGGAATACGAAAAGGCCCTCCCACACTGGCTTAAGTGCTTCGATTCTGACCGCCCGGAAAACGCCGTACTGGTCTATTATGTGCACTCCTTCATGTTTTCTCTTGATAACGTCAGGAAGATAATGGCCGGATATGAGCGTATTATAGGGTCTACCAAAGAAGAGTTGATCAAGCCCCACGCATATTGCTGGCTGGGGTATTATTACGCCGTCCTCGGGGACGCGGCCAAAGCGAAAGAAGCCTACGGGAAGCTGGGTTACATCAAGGACTGGCTCGTGATAGGGTCGTTCGATAATAAGGAGAATACCGGGTTTAACGCCGTCTACCCTCCGGAAACCGAGATCGACCTCGTAAAAGAGTACGACGGAAAAAGCGTAAAAGTGAAATGGCGCAAACTGGCGGGGCTGTCTACTTCGCAGTTGGTGGATTTTGACAGCGTGTGCTATCCGAACGAGTCGGCGACAGGATACGCCCTGACTTATGTTTTCTCCGGCGAGGACCGTGATGTCGCGTTAAGGGTAGGAAGCGATGACAGCGTCAAGGTATGGCTTAATGATAAGTTGATCATACAGAACGAGAAATACCAGGCCTGGTTCCCCGACCAGAGCGAGGCCGGCGCTATCCTGCGTAAAGGCTGGAATAAAATTTTAGTAAAGGTCTGCGAGGGATGGGGAGACTGGATGTTCGGACTGCGCATCACCGATGTCAACGGGCGTCCGCTGGAAGCTCTGGGTTATTCCGCCGAACCGAAACCTTATACGAGCGAGGCTGCCGCGCTTACGCTTCCCGGCAAAACACCCGTTATAAGGACGATAAAAAATATTTTAAGGGAAAAGGCAAACAAAGATCCCGGTAATTATTTTAGCGCTTACATGCTCGGGGAATGGCTGCGCACCCTTGATCTAAAGAAAGAATCGATAGACGAATTCGCGCCCCTCGTCCAGAAAGAGCCCCATTGCGCTATCTTCAGGTTCGGGTTGGCGAAGGCGGAATCGAACTACGGCGATGACGAGAAAGCCTTGGCAAACTATAAAGAAACGATAACCGATAACCCCGAACACGCGGAAGCCCTGATAGATATGGCGCATCACTTCTATCACAACGAAATGAACGAACAGGCCCTTGACTACATAAAAAAGGCCGAAAGCGCCTCTCCCGGATACATAGAAAACTACATCCTGACCTCGTTGATATATTCCGACAAAGATTGGTACAAGGACGCTTACGATACGGCGAAGACGGGGCTTGCGAAATATCCCGAGTCGACGCGCTTGTTAGCCCGCATGGCAAACTGCGCCGCCGATCTTTTTAAAGTGGACGAAGAGATGAGATATTACGAAAAGATCATGGAATTGAATGCCTGGTACTGGCCGAGCCGGTATCGGGATTTTGTCGATCTGTGCGTTTCAAGGGGGGAGTTGCCGAAGATCGAAGAGATCTATAAAGGAAGGGCCGCCCTTTATACCTTCGATTCCTCATTTTATGATGAGTTGGCCGATATTGCCCGGAAAGCCGGGGATTATCAAAAGACCATAGAATATTGCGATAAAGGATCGGAGATATCGCCGGATAACTATGTGTTTTATGTGACGAAGGGATCGACTTATTATTTGATGGGCAAAAAAGAAGAAGCGATACGGGAATGGGAGAAAGCCCTGGAACTGAACCCGGGTTACACCTGGTTAAGGGATAAAATAAAATTTGTCAAAGGGGAAGAAAAGACCGTAATTGACAAGTATGCCGAAACCGAGGGTTCAGCGGAGGACCTGCTTAAGGCCGGTGATATTTCAAAGAAATACCCTCTCGCGGACGCGGTGTTTATCCTGGATAAGAGTATCCACGATGTCCACGATGACGGCTCCAGCGAAATCCTGACGCATCGCATAATCAAGATAATGACCAAAGAGGGGATCGACAAATTTACGGCCATCGACTTGCCTGGGGGCAGCAACCTGGAGATAGAAAAAGCAGTGGTCAGGAACCCGGGCAAGACGGATACCGAGATCACCGAGATAGATTTCAAAAAAGGGAAATTATACCCCGCCGGCCTGAAAGAAGGGTCGATAATCGAGTTTAAATGCAGGGCCAACCATTCCGGCGGCCTCCTCAGGGGCCGGTACTACACGTTCCTTCCTTTTAACAACCTCTTTCCGGTCTACAAGGCGGAAGTAGTCGTCATCGTCCCGAAGGGAAAAGAAGTTAAAGTATATAAAAAGGATGAAAGCGTCGGTTACTCTACGGAGGCGCTCGAAGATAAAATAGCCCATGTGTGGCGGGGCGATTACAGGGATCCCATAAAATTGGAACCCTTCATGCCGGTTTTCAACAGCTATTGTTCGATAATCGCGGTATCGGATATCCCCTCGTGGGACTATTTGGCGGATTGGGAAAATAATCTTATAGATGACCAGCTGGAACTGGACCCTTCGATCAAAGCGCAGGTAGACCAGCTTACAAAAGATAAAAAGACCCAGGAAGAAAAGGTGACGGCTATATACAGCTATCTCGGCAATAATATCCATTACCTGTCCCTTAAACACGCGGTTTTTGGCTGGAAACCGAACAGGGCCACAAAGATATTCAAAGACGGGTACGGCGATTGCAAAGATATGGCTACTTTGATGATAGCGATGCTGAAGAGCTTAGGAATAGACGCGTATTTGGCGCTTTTAGACACCAAGCCGTATTATGACATGATCACGGACATCCCGATCCCCGTAGCGAATCACGCTATAGTCTACATTCCCGAGCTCGACGGCAAAAAAACGGGATTATTTATCGATGTCACGGCCGCCTCATCATATAATTACGGCACGGTCCCGTGGTGGGACGAGGGGGTAACGGCCATAATCCTTAAGCGGCCCGGATATGAATTAGCCCGGATACCGTGGTCAAGAGCGGATGATAATGCGTTCATCACGAAGGCGGATATTATCCTGTCAAAAGGGGACCAAAGCAAATTCAAGGTGGAGATAAAGTGCTACGGCCAGGCAGCAGGCATGCTAAGACCGGAAGCGCGTAAGGATAATTGGAGCGACCGCCTTGTCTCGTCTCATTATCTGGGCAAATATATACAGGGGATATCGTCGTTGAAGGACCGGACCGATAACGGATCGGACATGACCAAGCCTTTTACGGTGTATGCCGAATTTTCAGCCGCATCGCCTTTTAAAAAAGCTGAGGCGGGAAAATATGAGTTGGCGCCCGTATTCGCCCTCAGGTCGATGCAGGATTATGCGCCTCTGGAAAAAAGGGTGAACGACCTGGATATTTATTATGCCTTTACCGAGGTTAATGAAGAAAATTTAACTATGCCCGAGAACTTTAAGATCGTCTCTACCCCGGAGGACGTCAAGATCGACAATGAAATAGTTTCTTTCGAAAGGTCTTACGAGCTGAAAGGCAACGTCTTAAAACTGAAATGCGTATTTTCGATAAAGAAACCCTTGATAAAGAAAGAGGAATATCCGGCATTTAGGGATAAGCTTATCGAGATAGACAAACTTGATGAAAGGCACGTGATATTCAGCGTCAAATGA
- a CDS encoding ribosome maturation factor RimP — protein sequence MEEKVILEKVIELAAPLLSGAGIELVDLIYRRETGGMILRFTVDKAGGITVGECGALNRKIADILDEADPIDGPYVLEVQSPGLDRKLVKTSDFERTIGKDIFVVTYGPVENKREFTGKLKWVGEESIKLEFPAGGEVTIPRNMIAKAKLHFEF from the coding sequence ATGGAAGAGAAAGTTATACTGGAAAAGGTAATTGAGCTTGCCGCGCCGCTGCTGTCCGGAGCGGGTATAGAGCTGGTCGACCTGATTTACCGCAGGGAGACGGGCGGGATGATCCTGCGCTTCACGGTTGACAAGGCCGGCGGGATAACGGTCGGCGAGTGCGGCGCCCTGAACCGTAAAATAGCGGACATCCTCGACGAGGCGGACCCGATAGACGGTCCCTATGTGCTCGAGGTGCAGTCTCCGGGCCTCGACAGGAAGCTCGTCAAAACGAGCGATTTCGAGAGGACGATAGGCAAGGATATATTTGTGGTCACTTACGGCCCGGTAGAGAACAAGAGGGAGTTCACCGGGAAACTGAAGTGGGTAGGCGAGGAGAGCATAAAGTTAGAATTTCCTGCGGGCGGTGAGGTGACGATCCCCCGTAACATGATAGCGAAAGCGAAGCTTCACTTCGAATTTTAG
- the nusA gene encoding transcription termination factor NusA, with the protein MNGELLSVLDHLEREKGIDREVLIAAVESALVSAAKKALGSQTEDVEVKMDRKSGEVTVFSGGKEVKSGDFGRIAAQTAKQIIIQKIREAERDVIFTDYTSRVGNVVTGTVYRFEKGNIIVDLGKTEGFIPKSEQSSKENFRQGDRIKAYVVEVKKTGKGPQIVLSRANTGLVKKLFELEIPEIYEGIVEIKSISREAGDRTKIAVFSKDEKIDCVGACVGMRGSRVKNIVKELQGEKIDIVRWSDDTKEYILAALNPAKISTVKLDKEARRAQVTVDDDQLSLAIGKKGQNVRLASKLTGWEIDIKPKAALLEGALAQEKKAAEPEEAKEAGKEEKEGVPDISSLEGVGPKTKGLFEEAGLDSIEKIAASSVEELTKIKGIGEKTAEKILKSAKGLAK; encoded by the coding sequence ATGAACGGAGAACTTTTGTCGGTTTTGGACCATCTGGAAAGAGAAAAAGGCATCGACCGCGAGGTCCTGATAGCGGCCGTCGAAAGCGCTTTGGTGAGCGCCGCAAAGAAGGCGCTCGGATCGCAGACCGAGGACGTCGAGGTAAAGATGGACAGGAAGTCCGGCGAGGTAACGGTATTCTCGGGCGGGAAAGAGGTAAAATCCGGGGATTTTGGCCGCATAGCCGCGCAGACAGCCAAGCAGATCATCATCCAGAAGATCCGCGAGGCCGAGCGCGACGTCATATTCACCGATTACACCAGCCGCGTCGGCAACGTCGTGACCGGCACCGTATACAGGTTCGAGAAGGGGAACATAATCGTTGACCTCGGCAAGACAGAGGGTTTCATCCCTAAGAGCGAGCAGTCATCCAAAGAGAATTTCAGGCAGGGCGACCGCATTAAGGCGTATGTCGTTGAGGTAAAGAAGACCGGCAAAGGCCCGCAGATAGTCTTATCGCGCGCCAATACCGGCCTTGTGAAGAAACTCTTCGAGCTCGAGATACCCGAGATATACGAGGGCATAGTTGAGATAAAGTCCATCTCGAGGGAAGCCGGGGACAGGACGAAGATCGCCGTATTCTCAAAAGACGAGAAGATAGACTGCGTGGGAGCGTGCGTCGGCATGAGAGGTTCGCGCGTAAAGAATATAGTCAAGGAACTCCAGGGCGAGAAGATAGACATCGTCCGGTGGAGCGATGACACAAAGGAATATATACTGGCGGCGCTCAATCCCGCGAAGATATCCACTGTAAAGCTGGATAAAGAGGCGAGGCGGGCGCAGGTGACGGTCGACGATGACCAATTAAGCCTCGCCATCGGGAAGAAAGGCCAGAACGTCAGGCTGGCGTCGAAGCTGACCGGCTGGGAGATAGATATCAAGCCGAAGGCCGCGCTCCTTGAAGGTGCGCTCGCGCAAGAGAAGAAGGCGGCGGAGCCGGAAGAAGCGAAGGAAGCGGGTAAAGAAGAGAAAGAGGGAGTTCCGGATATATCATCGCTCGAGGGAGTAGGGCCGAAGACCAAAGGGTTGTTTGAGGAAGCCGGCCTCGATTCAATAGAGAAGATAGCCGCATCCTCCGTAGAGGAACTTACCAAGATAAAAGGCATAGGCGAGAAAACGGCAGAAAAAATATTAAAAAGCGCGAAGGGGCTGGCAAAATAA
- the infB gene encoding translation initiation factor IF-2, whose translation MKKAKEEKKKEVKKKPVKASAKPKVAVKKIKLAIPAKEKKVVKAKITAPKLEAPKPEVKPAPVQPPVAPKVEAPKPAPKLEAPRAERPSPKAEEKTVRKPEVTPPAPPVPPVPKTEIKQVPAAPPVKKEPVKIECKFPITIKDLAVKLNARPNELIMKLMKLKVMATINQAVDYDVASLIAADYGFEFVKPLTQEEELTKALDVEDKAKLVFRAPVITLMGHVDHGKTSLLDAIRKSRVTEQESGGITQHIGAYEVAVGKGHITFLDTPGHEAFTAMRARGAQATDIVILVVAADDGVMPQTKEAIDHARAAGVPLIVAMNKIDKAEANPDRVKKQLMDIGLMTEDWGGKTIAVGVSAKTGKGIDELLEMLLLEAEMLELKADPTRAAKGVVIEGRLSKGGGPIATVLVQKGTLRPGDTVVAGQHYGKVRAMINDLGHRINEAPPSKPVEILGLAGVPEAGDVFFVVADEKAAREIVNRRLDVAKANHLQPVKRITLEELSQQVKEGKAKELKVILKADVQGSAGALEQSIKNLETKDIKLDVIHSAVGSINESDIMLAAASNAIIIGFHVDLTPEAAPKAKLEEVDVRLYRIIYEAINDIKSAMEGMLEPTISEVFMGRADVRQVFKVSKAGTIAGCFLAKGKAVRGALCRLWRDKDKVYEGRIGSLKRFKDDVKEVAEGFECGISLDNFSGINAGDVIEIYELKKTARKL comes from the coding sequence ATGAAGAAGGCTAAAGAAGAGAAGAAAAAGGAAGTAAAAAAGAAGCCTGTCAAGGCGTCGGCTAAACCAAAGGTCGCGGTTAAGAAGATCAAGCTCGCGATTCCGGCCAAGGAAAAGAAAGTCGTTAAGGCCAAGATCACAGCTCCGAAGCTTGAGGCCCCGAAACCAGAGGTCAAGCCCGCGCCTGTGCAGCCTCCGGTTGCGCCGAAAGTTGAGGCGCCAAAGCCTGCTCCGAAGCTTGAGGCACCGAGGGCCGAAAGGCCGTCTCCAAAAGCAGAAGAAAAAACGGTCCGGAAGCCAGAAGTAACTCCTCCGGCTCCGCCTGTTCCCCCCGTACCTAAAACTGAGATTAAGCAGGTACCAGCGGCTCCTCCGGTCAAAAAAGAACCCGTAAAGATAGAATGCAAATTCCCCATAACCATAAAAGACCTCGCCGTGAAATTGAACGCCAGGCCCAATGAATTGATAATGAAACTAATGAAACTTAAGGTCATGGCGACGATAAACCAGGCGGTCGACTATGACGTGGCGAGCCTTATCGCCGCCGATTACGGATTTGAATTTGTAAAACCGTTGACGCAGGAAGAGGAATTGACAAAGGCGCTTGATGTCGAGGATAAGGCCAAATTGGTCTTCCGCGCGCCGGTCATCACATTGATGGGCCACGTCGACCACGGCAAGACGTCTCTGCTCGATGCGATAAGGAAGAGCCGCGTGACAGAGCAGGAGTCCGGCGGTATCACCCAGCATATCGGCGCGTATGAAGTGGCTGTCGGAAAGGGCCATATCACATTTTTAGATACTCCGGGACATGAAGCGTTTACAGCCATGAGGGCGCGCGGCGCGCAGGCGACCGATATCGTAATTTTAGTCGTCGCGGCGGATGACGGTGTCATGCCCCAGACAAAAGAAGCCATAGACCACGCGCGCGCGGCCGGAGTGCCGTTAATCGTCGCGATGAATAAGATAGATAAGGCGGAAGCGAACCCGGACAGGGTCAAGAAGCAGTTGATGGATATAGGCCTCATGACCGAGGACTGGGGCGGCAAGACTATCGCCGTCGGAGTCTCGGCGAAGACCGGCAAGGGCATCGATGAGCTTTTGGAGATGCTCCTGCTTGAAGCCGAGATGCTCGAGCTCAAGGCCGACCCTACCAGGGCGGCAAAGGGCGTCGTCATCGAAGGAAGGTTATCGAAGGGCGGCGGGCCTATCGCTACCGTCCTCGTCCAGAAAGGCACATTGCGCCCCGGCGATACGGTCGTCGCGGGACAGCATTACGGCAAGGTCAGGGCTATGATAAACGACCTCGGCCACAGGATAAATGAAGCGCCGCCGTCAAAACCCGTAGAGATATTGGGCCTGGCCGGTGTACCTGAGGCCGGCGATGTATTCTTCGTAGTGGCCGATGAGAAGGCCGCGAGGGAGATCGTCAACAGGCGCCTGGACGTTGCGAAAGCTAACCACTTGCAGCCTGTAAAGAGGATAACCCTCGAGGAACTTTCCCAACAGGTAAAGGAAGGGAAAGCCAAGGAATTAAAGGTGATCCTCAAGGCCGACGTGCAGGGTTCGGCCGGGGCTCTCGAACAATCGATAAAGAACCTTGAGACTAAAGACATCAAGCTCGATGTGATACATTCCGCTGTCGGCAGCATAAACGAGTCGGATATCATGCTCGCCGCGGCTTCAAACGCCATCATAATCGGTTTCCACGTCGACCTTACGCCCGAGGCCGCGCCGAAGGCGAAGCTCGAGGAGGTCGATGTCAGGTTATACAGGATAATTTACGAGGCGATCAACGACATAAAGAGCGCCATGGAAGGTATGCTCGAGCCGACGATCTCCGAGGTCTTCATGGGCCGCGCCGACGTCAGGCAGGTCTTCAAGGTCAGCAAGGCCGGGACGATAGCCGGCTGCTTCCTTGCCAAGGGAAAGGCGGTAAGAGGCGCGTTGTGCCGCCTCTGGAGGGACAAGGATAAGGTCTATGAGGGAAGGATCGGCTCATTGAAGCGGTTTAAAGACGATGTCAAGGAAGTCGCCGAAGGTTTCGAGTGCGGCATATCCCTCGATAACTTCAGCGGCATAAACGCCGGCGACGTGATAGAGATATACGAGTTGAAAAAGACAGCGAGGAAATTGTAA
- the trpS gene encoding tryptophan--tRNA ligase, translating into MKKRILSGMRPTGKLHLGHLAGALKNWVGMQEKYDCFYMVADYHALMSEYADPSAMKENAIDNVADFLACGLDPDKSVIFVQSHVPEHLELDMILSAITPLSWLERCPTYKEQLREVEGRDLATYGFLGYPVLQAADILIYKANAVPVGEDQLPHLELTREIARRFRHFYKKEIFPEPEAIMTATPRLLGVDNRKMSKSYGNAVNLSDSPEEIKKKIKSMITDPKRIRKDDPGHPDICNVYSYYKFFFPEEIGNLSEECKAGNIGCVEDKGKLADCIVELLRPIQEKRNKLIKDRKEIEAVLEKGDRKAREFARGTMDEVKKAVGI; encoded by the coding sequence ATGAAGAAACGCATCTTAAGCGGGATGCGCCCGACCGGAAAATTACACCTGGGGCACCTGGCAGGCGCGCTTAAGAACTGGGTCGGGATGCAGGAGAAATACGACTGCTTCTACATGGTGGCGGACTATCATGCGCTGATGAGTGAGTATGCGGATCCATCCGCCATGAAGGAGAACGCGATAGATAACGTCGCGGATTTTCTCGCGTGCGGCCTCGATCCCGACAAGTCGGTGATCTTCGTTCAATCGCACGTGCCGGAACATCTTGAATTGGATATGATACTTTCGGCGATAACGCCGTTATCGTGGCTCGAGCGCTGCCCGACATATAAGGAGCAGCTGAGGGAAGTCGAGGGGAGAGACCTCGCGACATACGGGTTCCTCGGATACCCTGTCTTACAGGCGGCCGACATTTTGATATATAAAGCAAATGCGGTCCCTGTGGGCGAGGACCAGTTGCCTCACCTCGAGCTCACGAGAGAGATAGCGCGCAGGTTCCGGCATTTTTACAAGAAGGAGATATTCCCGGAGCCGGAGGCGATAATGACCGCCACACCAAGGTTGTTAGGGGTGGACAACAGGAAGATGTCGAAGAGCTACGGCAACGCGGTCAACCTCTCGGACTCCCCGGAAGAGATAAAGAAGAAGATAAAGTCGATGATAACCGACCCGAAGAGGATAAGGAAGGATGACCCGGGCCATCCCGACATATGCAACGTATATTCGTATTATAAATTTTTCTTCCCCGAAGAGATAGGGAACCTGTCCGAGGAGTGCAAGGCCGGCAATATCGGCTGTGTAGAGGACAAGGGCAAGCTCGCGGACTGCATAGTCGAGCTACTGAGGCCCATACAGGAAAAACGTAATAAGCTTATCAAAGACAGGAAAGAGATCGAAGCCGTCCTTGAGAAAGGCGACAGGAAAGCCCGTGAGTTCGCCCGCGGCACAATGGACGAGGTAAAGAAGGCAGTCGGTATATGA
- a CDS encoding segregation/condensation protein A yields MTYKVKLDVFEGPLDLLLYLIKKEEADIFDIPIAKITEQYLQYIEYMKLLDLNIAGEFIVMAATLMHIKSRLLLPPDEQPPLEEEEEDPRAELVRRLIEYKKFKEAAGELSEMERRRSLVFPRSVDEAQYIDKTEGPYFEASIFDLINAFSTILKSVSREAFLEVVKDEYTVEEKVHEIFHLLVEQPVINFRDLFKRSKNRLELIATFLALLELIRVKEVSVRQRSMFGEIEVVRNADKINPKLKAIAGGGQGPSQSEGEATQSGIE; encoded by the coding sequence ATGACCTATAAGGTAAAACTTGATGTCTTTGAAGGCCCGCTCGACCTTCTGCTTTATCTGATAAAAAAAGAAGAAGCCGACATCTTTGACATCCCGATCGCGAAGATCACCGAGCAGTACCTCCAGTACATCGAGTACATGAAATTGCTGGACCTTAATATCGCCGGCGAATTTATCGTGATGGCCGCGACATTGATGCACATCAAGTCGCGCCTCTTATTGCCGCCGGATGAGCAGCCGCCGCTTGAAGAGGAAGAAGAGGACCCGCGCGCCGAACTCGTGCGCAGGCTCATCGAATATAAGAAGTTCAAGGAAGCGGCCGGCGAACTTTCGGAGATGGAGCGGAGAAGGTCTTTGGTATTCCCGCGCTCGGTGGATGAGGCCCAGTATATCGACAAGACCGAGGGGCCGTATTTCGAGGCGTCGATATTCGACCTCATAAACGCTTTCTCGACGATACTGAAGTCGGTATCGAGGGAGGCTTTCCTCGAGGTCGTTAAGGATGAATACACGGTCGAGGAGAAGGTCCATGAGATATTCCACCTCCTCGTCGAACAGCCGGTAATAAATTTCAGGGACCTGTTCAAGAGGTCGAAGAACAGGCTCGAGCTTATAGCGACTTTCCTGGCGCTTTTAGAGCTCATAAGGGTCAAGGAAGTTTCGGTAAGGCAGCGCAGCATGTTCGGCGAGATCGAGGTCGTCCGAAACGCGGACAAGATCAACCCGAAACTGAAGGCGATAGCAGGCGGAGGGCAAGGTCCCTCGCAAAGCGAGGGGGAGGCCACACAGAGTGGAATCGAGTGA